CGCGCGCCGAGGCTGCCGACGAGTGAGATCTACGTGTTCTCTGCGAATCGCGTGGATGTTTCTGCTCGCAGTTCTCTCCGCTAACGCGTTTCGCGCGCAATGATCTGGACCGGCAAATGGCTCGTCACATTACGACAAGACTGGCAGTGGTTTGCGACTTTGACGGCACTATCTCAAACGGTGACATAGGGAACAGTCTTTTCAGAGAATTCGCGGGTGGAAGCGAGTGGAAAGAGCTGATCGCGTCCTGGGAGAGAGGAGAAATCGGCTCCAGAGATTGCCTCACAAAGGAATGTAGCCTCGCACGAGCGACCCGTGAGGAGGTCGCCGCTTTTGCCGGGGCCTTCGAGATAGACCCACACTTTCCGGCGTTTGCCGCCTGGTGTTCGGAAAACGAGATACCTCTCGTCGTCGTCAGCGACGGCCTCGATTTCTACATAGAGATTGTTCTGAAGAAGTACGGGCTCTCGCGCCTGCCCGTCTACGCAAATCATCTCACGTTCACGGAGGGAGGCATGACGCCCGAGTTTCCCTATTTCGAGCAGGGGTGTGGTAGGTGCGGAAACTGCAAGGGGTACCACGTGCGCAGGTACAGGGAGCAATTCGGGAGAGT
This Candidatus Eisenbacteria bacterium DNA region includes the following protein-coding sequences:
- a CDS encoding MtnX-like HAD-IB family phosphatase encodes the protein MARHITTRLAVVCDFDGTISNGDIGNSLFREFAGGSEWKELIASWERGEIGSRDCLTKECSLARATREEVAAFAGAFEIDPHFPAFAAWCSENEIPLVVVSDGLDFYIEIVLKKYGLSRLPVYANHLTFTEGGMTPEFPYFEQGCGRCGNCKGYHVRRYREQFGRVVLVGDGYSDRCALEEADLVLAKKGLAELCQSLDEPCIEVGDFKAVKAVVDAFARGLDVRSMH